In Spirosoma aureum, a single genomic region encodes these proteins:
- a CDS encoding carbohydrate ABC transporter permease yields the protein MMKLLRYTLLILAALSFIYPFIWMISASLSSELGIGSLTLLPINLTLRNYSTVFERIPLGRAFINSLLVALITTGLVLILGAMVGYALARLRFRGRNLIFYLIIFTMTLPFQITLIPNYITMVKLGWVDSYFALIVPFVMNSLAVLLFRQAFAGLPQALIDAARIDGCGELRIIFQILLPNIIPTVLTVIILTFMGLWNEALWPLIVIRDESTMTMPQMVTLFSVGGRADAQLGVKLAAAVMLALPILIVYLFFQKHFIRSMASSGLKD from the coding sequence ATGATGAAATTACTCCGATACACGCTGCTCATACTGGCTGCCTTATCATTTATTTACCCGTTTATCTGGATGATCAGCGCGTCGTTGTCATCGGAGCTGGGTATTGGTTCGCTGACATTGCTTCCTATTAACCTGACCCTTCGTAACTATTCGACCGTTTTCGAGCGAATACCGCTAGGGCGCGCCTTCATCAACAGTTTGCTGGTGGCACTTATAACAACAGGTCTGGTGCTGATTTTGGGCGCTATGGTCGGCTATGCCCTGGCTCGATTGCGTTTTCGGGGTCGAAACCTGATTTTTTATCTCATCATTTTTACAATGACGCTACCTTTTCAGATTACGCTTATCCCTAATTACATCACCATGGTGAAGCTGGGCTGGGTCGATTCCTACTTTGCGCTGATTGTGCCATTCGTCATGAACTCCCTGGCGGTACTCCTGTTCCGGCAGGCGTTTGCCGGACTACCCCAGGCACTGATCGATGCCGCACGAATTGATGGCTGTGGTGAGTTGCGAATCATCTTCCAGATTCTTCTGCCCAATATCATCCCAACCGTTTTGACAGTTATTATTTTAACATTCATGGGCTTATGGAACGAAGCGCTCTGGCCATTGATCGTTATTCGTGACGAGTCGACCATGACCATGCCCCAAATGGTAACCTTATTTTCGGTTGGGGGACGAGCCGATGCTCAATTAGGCGTTAAGCTGGCGGCAGCCGTGATGCTTGCCTTACCCATTCTCATTGTTTACCTGTTTTTTCAAAAACACTTCATTCGGAGTATGGCTTCATCCGGCCTGAAAGATTGA
- a CDS encoding glycoside hydrolase family protein: protein MKIYCYFICFFLLQLPLLVVAPNRKIRSVQPNPDSARLVNTSHLDHLYQTVKLNGAAVGLINIYSEYPDYKWVADDDEGAACIDDIARTVLFLVHEPDLATNTDKQDKLRKLNEFVLQLQSENGYFYNFIFGNLSINKVGSTSINQPNWWSWRALWSLTEAYPYYKSADPVFAVRLQTASKRLVANMIRDFGSKPQTYQFVKGLKIPVWLPYGSGTDQAAIMMLGLLNYYQQTPDGQVLKLIGTLGDGIVQMQFGTAGQVPYGAIMSFENKWHAYGSDQSYALLRVGKALNRPDWTAVARREVDNFYPYLLKEGFLESFESSQQGTSVSFGKKSRFSQIAYGVRPMVWAALELYDQTKDANYVKLAGQLAGWFWGNNPARAIMYDKARGLGFDGISSDTQINKNSGAESTIESLLTFQRLENYPDAIAQANKYH from the coding sequence ATGAAAATCTATTGTTATTTCATCTGTTTTTTCCTGCTTCAGCTCCCACTATTGGTCGTCGCTCCCAATCGTAAAATCCGATCTGTTCAGCCTAATCCAGATAGCGCCCGACTGGTCAATACCAGTCATCTTGACCACTTGTATCAGACCGTCAAACTCAATGGTGCAGCCGTCGGTTTGATCAATATTTATAGTGAATACCCTGACTATAAATGGGTTGCCGACGACGACGAAGGGGCTGCCTGCATTGATGATATTGCCCGAACCGTGCTGTTTTTAGTGCATGAACCTGATCTGGCCACTAATACCGACAAACAGGACAAACTGCGTAAACTAAATGAATTCGTGCTGCAACTACAGTCCGAAAATGGCTATTTCTACAATTTCATTTTTGGTAATCTGTCGATAAACAAGGTTGGTAGCACAAGCATCAACCAGCCGAACTGGTGGTCATGGCGAGCGCTTTGGAGCCTGACTGAAGCCTATCCGTATTACAAAAGTGCTGACCCTGTTTTTGCCGTACGGCTACAAACTGCCAGCAAGCGGCTCGTTGCCAACATGATTCGGGATTTTGGCAGTAAACCACAAACCTACCAGTTTGTTAAGGGACTGAAAATTCCAGTCTGGTTGCCTTACGGTTCCGGTACTGACCAGGCCGCTATTATGATGCTTGGTTTACTGAATTATTATCAACAAACACCTGATGGCCAGGTACTGAAGCTGATTGGCACATTAGGTGACGGTATTGTTCAAATGCAATTTGGTACAGCCGGTCAAGTACCTTATGGAGCCATTATGAGTTTTGAGAATAAGTGGCATGCATACGGCAGCGATCAATCCTATGCTTTGCTACGAGTAGGGAAAGCACTGAATCGTCCTGACTGGACGGCCGTTGCCAGGCGGGAAGTCGATAATTTTTACCCGTATCTGCTCAAAGAAGGTTTTCTTGAGTCGTTTGAAAGTAGCCAACAGGGCACGAGCGTATCGTTCGGTAAAAAATCACGTTTTTCGCAGATTGCCTATGGTGTCAGACCCATGGTCTGGGCCGCGCTTGAATTGTATGACCAGACGAAAGACGCTAACTATGTCAAGCTGGCTGGGCAATTGGCGGGGTGGTTCTGGGGCAACAATCCCGCCAGGGCTATCATGTACGATAAAGCGAGAGGGCTGGGCTTCGACGGTATCTCATCAGACACACAGATCAATAAAAATTCTGGCGCCGAATCGACGATTGAATCGCTACTGACATTTCAACGGCTTGAGAACTACCCGGATGCTATCGCCCAGGCAAACAAATACCATTAA
- a CDS encoding ABC transporter ATP-binding protein yields the protein MAEVKLMHVAKSYEKGPRVIRDVNITVKDREFLVLVGPSGCGKSTLLRMIAGLEEISEGDLLIDGQRVNDVPPKDRDIAMVFQNYALYPHMTVFENMAFGLKLAGLPKNEIRQRVDRATKMLEIEALLDRKPKDMSGGQRQRVAIGRAIVRNPKVFLFDEPLSNLDAKLRGQTRIELQKLHRELNATIIYVTHDQVEAMTLGDRIVVLRDGDVVQQDTPINLYDRPATQFVAGFIGSPPMNFIPGHISQDSPIRFISTGGQVQIELVNVPQADRLLPYKGQPITLGIRAEHISDQPVFAQNVHRQPVTIEAIENMGNETLVYCLLNNGQLIARLAAGYLAPFGQQVDLFVNLDKCHFFEAQTGLTI from the coding sequence ATGGCAGAAGTTAAATTGATGCATGTGGCCAAATCTTACGAGAAAGGCCCCCGTGTTATTCGGGATGTAAACATCACGGTGAAAGACCGCGAATTTCTGGTATTGGTTGGACCATCGGGCTGCGGCAAATCGACCCTGTTGCGTATGATTGCGGGTTTAGAGGAAATTTCTGAGGGCGATTTGCTCATTGATGGGCAGCGGGTAAACGATGTGCCTCCTAAAGACCGTGACATTGCTATGGTGTTTCAAAACTATGCGCTCTATCCGCACATGACCGTATTTGAAAATATGGCTTTCGGATTAAAACTGGCGGGTCTGCCCAAAAACGAAATCCGCCAGCGAGTCGATCGGGCAACTAAAATGCTGGAGATAGAAGCCTTACTCGATCGAAAACCCAAAGACATGTCGGGGGGACAGCGCCAGCGCGTCGCCATTGGGCGGGCTATTGTGCGCAACCCAAAAGTGTTTTTGTTCGATGAACCCCTAAGCAATCTGGACGCTAAACTTCGGGGGCAAACACGGATCGAGTTGCAAAAGCTTCACCGCGAACTGAACGCGACAATTATTTACGTGACGCACGATCAGGTGGAAGCCATGACGCTCGGCGACCGAATTGTCGTCTTACGCGACGGTGATGTTGTGCAGCAGGATACGCCGATTAATTTATACGATCGCCCTGCCACCCAGTTTGTCGCCGGGTTTATTGGCTCGCCCCCCATGAATTTCATACCGGGCCACATTAGCCAAGACTCACCCATTCGCTTTATCAGTACAGGCGGACAAGTACAAATCGAGTTGGTAAACGTGCCTCAGGCTGATCGGCTACTACCGTATAAAGGCCAGCCGATTACGCTCGGCATCCGGGCCGAACACATTAGTGACCAGCCTGTTTTTGCCCAAAATGTTCATAGGCAGCCCGTAACGATTGAGGCTATTGAAAACATGGGTAACGAAACATTAGTCTATTGCCTTCTTAATAACGGGCAGTTAATCGCTCGTTTAGCAGCAGGGTACCTTGCTCCCTTCGGTCAGCAGGTTGATCTATTCGTCAATCTTGACAAATGCCACTTTTTTGAGGCACAGACAGGTCTGACGATTTGA
- a CDS encoding hemin-degrading factor, with product MITTKSLKERWDSFKEENPKTRIRDAAKQLGVSEADLLATQLGETVQRLEGDFRELLKEVPTLGYVMALTRNDNIVHERKGVYEKVSFRDQTGLVLGPDIDLRLFMSHWHFGFAVDENSRKSLQFFDQDGLAVHKIYLTDRSDEAAYEALVQKYVALDQSTPIVTLSYPEKESETLEEAIDVAAFQEEWLAMQDTHEFFGLLRKHKLDREQGIRLAPEGHSVSISVDQLKKIIETVAERKVPIMIFASSPGCIQIHTGLVKKLVSMGPWYNVLDPEFNMHLREDQISRIWVTRKPTKDGIVTGLDLFDKDGNSIALMFGKRKPGVPEMKEWQEVVNEVIAA from the coding sequence ATGATTACTACAAAAAGCCTTAAAGAACGCTGGGATTCGTTTAAAGAAGAAAACCCAAAAACAAGAATCCGCGATGCGGCTAAACAGCTGGGCGTTAGTGAAGCTGATTTATTAGCTACCCAGCTTGGCGAAACTGTGCAACGCCTGGAAGGTGATTTCCGGGAACTGCTCAAGGAAGTGCCGACTCTGGGTTATGTTATGGCGTTGACACGCAACGATAACATCGTTCACGAGCGAAAAGGTGTATATGAAAAAGTATCCTTCAGGGATCAGACCGGTTTGGTACTGGGCCCCGATATTGACCTTCGCCTGTTCATGTCACACTGGCATTTCGGCTTTGCTGTTGATGAAAATAGCCGCAAGAGCCTTCAGTTTTTCGATCAGGACGGTCTGGCAGTACATAAAATTTACCTGACCGACCGGTCCGACGAAGCTGCTTATGAAGCATTAGTGCAGAAATATGTAGCCCTTGATCAGTCAACGCCGATCGTTACACTGAGCTATCCGGAAAAAGAATCGGAAACACTGGAAGAAGCCATTGATGTGGCAGCATTTCAGGAAGAGTGGCTAGCCATGCAGGATACGCATGAATTTTTTGGTCTTCTCCGAAAACACAAACTTGATCGGGAGCAGGGAATTCGTCTGGCTCCAGAGGGTCACTCGGTGTCGATCTCAGTCGATCAGCTCAAAAAAATAATCGAAACCGTTGCCGAACGCAAAGTGCCGATCATGATTTTTGCGTCAAGTCCGGGATGTATCCAAATTCATACGGGGCTGGTTAAGAAACTGGTCAGTATGGGCCCCTGGTACAATGTGCTGGACCCTGAGTTCAACATGCACCTGCGCGAAGATCAGATCAGCCGCATCTGGGTAACCCGTAAACCCACAAAAGATGGTATTGTAACGGGTCTTGATCTGTTCGATAAAGACGGGAATAGCATTGCGCTGATGTTTGGCAAACGCAAGCCCGGCGTTCCTGAAATGAAAGAATGGCAGGAGGTCGTCAACGAAGTTATTGCTGCCTAA